From one Bordetella genomosp. 9 genomic stretch:
- a CDS encoding transketolase C-terminal domain-containing protein has protein sequence MTFAAGAAKELDATVANMRFVKPADAGLVRRLARTHDALVIVRSIRERSSRRQSQTLRSFRP, from the coding sequence GTGACCTTCGCCGCGGGCGCGGCCAAGGAACTCGACGCGACGGTGGCCAACATGCGCTTCGTCAAGCCTGCCGATGCCGGCCTCGTCCGCCGCTTGGCGCGCACGCACGACGCCCTGGTCATCGTCCGTTCGATTCGTGAACGTTCTTCCCGTCGCCAATCGCAAACCTTGCGGAGCTTCCGTCCATGA
- a CDS encoding NAD(P)-dependent oxidoreductase yields the protein MNVLPVANRKPCGASVHDKSIGFIGLGVMGSPMAVNLARSGAPLTVWSRSPGQYDTLRAAGATVAESVDALFSQCDIVILMLAHEAAIDEVLARGTPRFEQRVAGRLIVNMSTTSPGYSRSLGDDIAASQGHYVEAPVSGSRKPAEDAQLVVMLAGPPEHLETVRELVRPMCRETITCGTVPGALTMKLAVNLFLITMVTGLTEATHFAQRHGIDLAQFAQALNAGPMASNVSRVKIDKLVTQDFSVQAAITDVLKNSRLVAEAARDVGIASPLLDVCHALYGETEALGHGAIDMVAVIHAIEQRTAGLDRPAPAGQ from the coding sequence GTGAACGTTCTTCCCGTCGCCAATCGCAAACCTTGCGGAGCTTCCGTCCATGATAAATCCATCGGATTCATCGGCCTGGGTGTCATGGGATCGCCCATGGCGGTCAATCTGGCCAGGAGCGGCGCCCCGCTCACCGTCTGGAGTCGCTCCCCCGGCCAGTACGACACCCTGCGCGCCGCCGGCGCCACGGTCGCCGAAAGCGTGGATGCGCTGTTCTCCCAATGCGACATCGTCATCCTGATGCTGGCGCACGAAGCGGCCATCGATGAAGTCCTTGCCCGGGGAACGCCGCGATTCGAACAACGCGTGGCGGGCCGGCTGATCGTAAACATGAGTACGACCTCGCCCGGCTACTCGCGCTCCCTGGGCGACGATATCGCGGCCAGCCAGGGCCACTACGTCGAGGCGCCCGTCTCGGGATCCCGCAAGCCGGCCGAGGACGCCCAGCTCGTCGTCATGCTGGCGGGCCCGCCAGAGCACCTCGAGACGGTCCGCGAGCTGGTCCGACCGATGTGCCGCGAGACCATTACTTGCGGCACGGTCCCGGGCGCCCTGACAATGAAACTCGCGGTGAATCTGTTCCTGATCACCATGGTCACCGGCTTGACCGAGGCCACGCATTTCGCGCAGCGCCATGGCATCGATCTCGCGCAGTTCGCGCAGGCCCTGAACGCCGGGCCAATGGCGAGCAACGTCTCGCGCGTCAAGATCGACAAGCTCGTCACGCAGGATTTCTCGGTCCAGGCCGCCATCACCGACGTCCTGAAGAACAGCCGCCTGGTGGCGGAGGCGGCGCGCGACGTCGGCATTGCCTCGCCCTTGCTGGACGTCTGTCATGCGCTCTATGGGGAAACCGAAGCGCTGGGGCATGGCGCGATCGACATGGTGGCGGTGATCCACGCCATCGAACAGCGGACCGCCGGGCTCGACCGTCCGGCGCCGGCCGGGCAGTGA
- a CDS encoding SDR family NAD(P)-dependent oxidoreductase, whose amino-acid sequence MTDIPYRNALIIGAGSGISASLTRLLTTAGLPVVVAARNVDKLGPLLESTGATALAVDAADPRQVEQLFVEVEQRIGAPEIVVYNASGRVRGPVADLDPGEVERAVAVTAMGAFYTVREAARRMTSVGKGAILLTGATAGVKGFALSAPFAMGKFALRGLAQSAARELMPKGIHVAHFVIDGSVRSSERVDAADSTLDPDAIAQSYVDLLRQHRSAWSWEIEVRPWVERF is encoded by the coding sequence ATGACGGATATCCCCTACCGCAACGCACTCATCATCGGCGCAGGCTCGGGTATCAGCGCCTCGCTGACACGACTCCTGACGACCGCGGGCCTTCCCGTCGTCGTGGCAGCGCGGAATGTCGACAAGCTCGGCCCTCTGCTGGAAAGCACCGGGGCCACGGCCCTGGCCGTCGATGCGGCGGATCCGCGCCAGGTCGAGCAACTGTTCGTCGAAGTGGAACAGCGTATCGGCGCGCCCGAGATCGTGGTCTACAACGCGAGCGGCCGGGTGCGCGGCCCGGTCGCCGATCTGGATCCCGGCGAAGTCGAGCGGGCCGTCGCGGTGACGGCAATGGGGGCGTTCTACACCGTGCGGGAAGCCGCGCGGCGCATGACGTCCGTCGGCAAGGGCGCAATCCTGCTGACCGGCGCTACCGCGGGCGTAAAAGGCTTCGCCCTGTCAGCCCCCTTTGCGATGGGCAAGTTTGCACTGCGGGGACTCGCGCAGAGCGCGGCACGGGAGTTGATGCCCAAAGGCATCCACGTCGCCCACTTCGTCATCGATGGCTCCGTTCGTTCAAGCGAACGTGTGGACGCTGCCGACTCGACGCTCGATCCGGACGCTATCGCTCAATCCTACGTCGACCTGCTTCGCCAGCACCGTAGCGCGTGGTCCTGGGAAATCGAGGTCCGGCCGTGGGTCGAACGCTTTTGA
- a CDS encoding MarR family winged helix-turn-helix transcriptional regulator: MSQNQLMPGPCNSTAIRKAARHLGRFYDSCMAQTGVRITQYAILNLLATRGALTIAELAEILVTDRATMGHNMRPLERDGLIRIAVGKNDRREREITLTEAGRAKEAAGRIAWERAQRRFEAAFGKEDALAMRRVMQRVTTLDLEVPE, encoded by the coding sequence ATGAGCCAGAACCAACTGATGCCGGGGCCGTGCAACAGTACCGCTATCCGCAAGGCAGCGCGCCATCTGGGGCGGTTTTACGACTCGTGCATGGCCCAGACCGGTGTGCGGATCACGCAATACGCGATCCTGAACCTGCTGGCCACTCGCGGCGCGCTGACGATCGCGGAGTTGGCCGAGATCCTGGTCACCGACAGGGCAACGATGGGGCATAACATGCGCCCGCTCGAACGCGATGGCCTGATCCGTATCGCCGTGGGCAAGAACGACCGCAGGGAAAGGGAAATCACCTTGACCGAAGCCGGCCGGGCCAAGGAAGCCGCCGGCAGGATTGCCTGGGAGCGCGCGCAACGTCGATTCGAAGCGGCTTTCGGTAAAGAAGACGCGCTTGCGATGCGCCGGGTGATGCAGCGGGTCACCACCCTGGATCTCGAAGTCCCGGAATAG
- a CDS encoding glutathione S-transferase, whose protein sequence is MTVHDFPKGPYPTRVRIALAEKNLQARVRFVMVDLYKGEHKDPEFIARKNYSGTLPVLELADGTCIAECTAITEYLDGLDNHPTLTGRNALEKGIIHMMNKRAEIELLDAISVYFHHGTPGLGPKVELYQNPEWGIRQRDKALRGMHYFDAVLSKQPYVAGAEFSMADITVIGGLVFARIVDLPVPAECTALLGWYERIKQRPSVYRQPAFSDIAAG, encoded by the coding sequence ATGACGGTTCATGATTTTCCCAAGGGTCCATATCCCACGCGTGTGCGCATCGCGCTCGCGGAAAAGAACCTGCAGGCTCGTGTGCGATTCGTGATGGTCGACCTGTACAAAGGGGAGCACAAGGACCCGGAGTTCATTGCGCGTAAAAACTATTCGGGCACATTGCCGGTGCTCGAGCTTGCGGACGGCACCTGCATTGCCGAGTGCACCGCCATCACGGAATATCTTGACGGGCTGGACAACCATCCCACGCTCACCGGCAGGAATGCCCTCGAAAAAGGCATCATCCATATGATGAACAAACGGGCCGAGATCGAGTTGCTCGATGCGATCAGCGTGTACTTCCATCACGGCACCCCGGGGTTGGGGCCCAAGGTCGAGCTGTACCAGAACCCTGAATGGGGAATCAGGCAGCGCGACAAGGCCTTGCGCGGGATGCATTACTTCGACGCTGTGTTGAGCAAGCAGCCTTATGTGGCAGGCGCGGAGTTTTCGATGGCCGACATTACCGTGATCGGCGGCCTGGTCTTCGCCAGGATCGTCGACCTGCCCGTACCCGCCGAATGCACGGCGTTATTGGGATGGTACGAGCGTATAAAGCAGCGTCCCAGCGTATACCGGCAGCCTGCGTTTTCGGATATCGCGGCCGGCTAG
- a CDS encoding TetR/AcrR family transcriptional regulator, with the protein MEIQANNSSSERILSVAKKIAQAHGYGGLNLRSLAEEVGIKAASLYHHFPSKADLAAAVARRYWEDSAAALEALSTRFPDPADCLRKYPETFRKSLENGNRICLCSFMAAEYDDLPDLVKTEVQAFSDVNVAWLEKTLVATGMGNSREARKRARAIFAAIAGAQLMARGRSDIKLFDALIDGYRAAGLLPV; encoded by the coding sequence GTGGAGATCCAAGCAAACAATAGTTCAAGTGAGCGCATCCTGTCGGTCGCGAAAAAGATCGCGCAGGCGCATGGCTACGGTGGCTTGAACCTTCGCAGCCTGGCGGAAGAGGTGGGCATCAAGGCGGCGAGCCTCTATCATCATTTCCCGAGCAAGGCGGACCTTGCTGCCGCTGTCGCCAGGCGCTATTGGGAAGACTCGGCGGCGGCGCTCGAAGCGCTGTCGACCCGCTTTCCCGATCCGGCCGACTGCCTGCGCAAGTATCCGGAGACATTTCGCAAGTCGCTGGAGAACGGCAACCGCATATGCCTGTGCAGCTTCATGGCCGCTGAATACGATGATTTGCCTGACCTGGTCAAGACGGAAGTCCAGGCGTTTTCCGACGTCAACGTCGCCTGGCTTGAGAAGACGCTTGTAGCCACGGGCATGGGCAATTCCAGGGAAGCCAGGAAAAGAGCACGTGCCATCTTCGCCGCAATCGCGGGTGCGCAACTGATGGCGCGCGGCCGTTCCGACATCAAGCTGTTCGATGCGTTGATCGATGGCTATCGGGCGGCCGGGTTGTTGCCCGTCTGA
- a CDS encoding methyl-accepting chemotaxis protein, with the protein MPIDNLIYVQQIKDGIGVRSQIVRDLLLASDPDTLAKMEGRQADLARQSAAAAAQLADRALDTQAAELVRRLDSARPVYDDLLAKSMVLAGRRDIPAATDVLLKEMPAAQANYLNVLNEMAAYQQDQALAVSGDAETVVSLAVRIMTGLAIFAAVFGAAVAIAIIRKVLRQLGGEPAYAAAVARQLAEGDLALAIRLRKGDESSLLAHIESMRHKLADIVDQVRRGSESISAGTGQLAAGNADLSQRTEEQAANLQETASAMEQMASAVRQNADTVLMTSSLAAQASEAAGKGGEAVMEVVQTMDEISTSSRKIGDIIGIIDSIAFQTNILALNAAVEAARAGEQGRGFAVVASEVRTLAQRSAQAAREIADLVKESVDKVRNGGETVGRAGSIISDAVQQVRRVASLVGEIGTATREQEQGISQVGIAVTQLDQVTQSNAALVEQSAAAADSLYAQAAQLVTLVGAFRLQAHERYA; encoded by the coding sequence GTGCCCATCGACAACCTGATCTATGTGCAGCAGATCAAGGACGGGATCGGCGTTCGTTCGCAGATCGTGCGCGACCTGCTGCTGGCGAGCGATCCTGACACCTTGGCCAAGATGGAAGGCCGCCAGGCCGACCTGGCTCGCCAGTCAGCGGCGGCAGCCGCGCAATTGGCTGACCGGGCGCTCGATACCCAGGCAGCGGAACTGGTGCGGCGGCTGGATTCCGCCCGGCCCGTCTATGACGACTTGCTGGCGAAGTCCATGGTCCTTGCAGGCAGGCGCGACATCCCTGCCGCCACCGACGTGCTCCTGAAGGAAATGCCCGCCGCCCAGGCGAACTACCTGAACGTCCTGAACGAGATGGCAGCGTACCAACAGGACCAGGCGTTGGCCGTGTCAGGCGACGCGGAAACGGTTGTCAGCCTGGCTGTGCGCATCATGACCGGGCTGGCGATATTCGCCGCCGTCTTCGGCGCCGCGGTCGCCATCGCCATTATCCGCAAGGTCCTGCGCCAATTGGGCGGCGAACCGGCCTACGCTGCCGCGGTGGCGCGACAGCTTGCGGAAGGTGATCTTGCACTCGCCATACGTTTGCGCAAGGGCGACGAGTCGAGTCTGCTCGCGCACATCGAATCGATGCGGCACAAGCTGGCTGATATCGTCGATCAGGTCAGGCGCGGCAGCGAGTCGATCTCCGCCGGCACCGGCCAGCTCGCGGCGGGCAATGCCGATCTCAGCCAGCGGACGGAAGAACAAGCGGCGAACCTGCAGGAGACGGCTTCCGCGATGGAGCAGATGGCGTCGGCGGTTCGCCAGAACGCCGACACGGTCCTCATGACGTCTTCCCTGGCGGCACAGGCAAGCGAGGCCGCCGGCAAAGGCGGAGAGGCGGTGATGGAAGTGGTGCAGACCATGGACGAAATCTCGACCAGCTCGCGCAAGATCGGCGACATCATCGGCATCATCGATTCCATCGCGTTCCAGACCAATATCCTTGCATTGAACGCCGCCGTGGAAGCGGCTCGCGCCGGCGAGCAGGGTCGGGGCTTCGCCGTGGTGGCCAGCGAAGTGCGCACGCTGGCGCAGCGCTCCGCCCAGGCAGCCCGCGAGATCGCTGATCTGGTGAAGGAAAGCGTGGACAAAGTGCGCAATGGGGGTGAGACCGTCGGACGCGCGGGGTCGATCATCAGCGATGCGGTACAGCAGGTGCGCCGTGTAGCCAGCCTGGTTGGCGAAATCGGCACCGCCACGCGCGAACAGGAGCAAGGCATTTCGCAGGTCGGCATCGCGGTCACGCAACTGGATCAGGTCACCCAGAGCAACGCCGCGCTCGTCGAACAGTCCGCCGCCGCGGCCGATAGTCTGTATGCCCAGGCCGCCCAACTCGTCACCCTGGTCGGCGCCTTCCGGCTTCAAGCCCATGAGCGGTACGCGTGA
- the bla gene encoding class A beta-lactamase: protein MTPSLLRRKLLIGLPLLAGMGAIRDVHAAGSALADIERRNGGRLGVFAIDTATGRTLAHRADERFLMCSTFKGLLAAQVLQRVDSGAERLDRLVRYTEKDLIFTSPATKANVGRGSMSIEELCRAVLVESDNTAAILLMRGAGGPAGLTRFVRGLGDTVTRSDRYEPDSNRAGGVFDTTSPKAIATVAQRLLLGDVLSTSSRAMLERGMADCKPGLNRIRAALPADWQAADRPGTNIDNETNDYALVRPPGRAPLLVAVYYDAPGVRMDRREAVLREAGTAFVKWATSAA from the coding sequence GTGACTCCTTCCCTCCTCCGCCGAAAACTATTGATTGGATTGCCGCTGCTCGCGGGCATGGGTGCGATCCGCGACGTCCATGCAGCCGGATCGGCGCTGGCCGATATCGAACGCCGTAACGGTGGCCGCCTTGGCGTTTTCGCGATCGATACCGCTACGGGCCGCACCCTTGCCCATCGCGCCGACGAACGATTCCTGATGTGCAGCACGTTCAAGGGATTACTCGCCGCGCAGGTACTGCAACGCGTCGATAGCGGCGCCGAGCGGCTCGACCGACTCGTGCGCTACACGGAAAAGGACCTGATTTTCACGTCGCCCGCAACCAAGGCCAACGTCGGGCGTGGGTCGATGTCGATCGAAGAACTCTGCCGCGCGGTCCTGGTGGAAAGCGACAACACGGCCGCGATCCTGTTGATGCGCGGTGCCGGCGGTCCTGCCGGGCTTACCCGGTTCGTACGTGGCCTTGGCGATACCGTCACACGCTCGGATCGCTATGAACCCGACTCGAACCGCGCGGGCGGCGTCTTCGACACCACATCGCCGAAAGCCATCGCCACCGTGGCGCAACGCCTGCTGCTCGGCGATGTCCTGAGCACGAGCTCTCGCGCGATGCTGGAACGCGGGATGGCCGACTGCAAGCCGGGCCTCAATCGGATCCGCGCGGCGCTGCCAGCCGATTGGCAGGCCGCCGATCGTCCCGGGACCAACATCGACAACGAAACCAATGACTACGCGCTCGTGCGCCCGCCCGGACGCGCGCCCTTGCTCGTCGCCGTCTACTACGACGCGCCGGGCGTCAGGATGGACAGGCGAGAGGCGGTTCTGCGCGAGGCGGGTACGGCATTCGTGAAGTGGGCCACGAGCGCGGCATGA
- a CDS encoding nuclear transport factor 2 family protein, which produces MTRPRYPDVSDIWVYKAIYMMRKLLAPGLLGLAAVAMAASAPAEARDTVAADREDVRALFLSQVEAENAHDIAKLDSVLADSPDDASSPVSFVARAYEFWGKKAVMKHFEETFKGTWRLDPDMSRARVVPLGADTTQIYVPTKVTLGAPGQAPVTAPYLINEFAVRTAQGWRFTAILPLPTQ; this is translated from the coding sequence ATGACGCGCCCACGTTATCCGGATGTCTCCGATATATGGGTATATAAGGCTATCTATATGATGCGAAAACTTCTTGCTCCGGGCCTGTTGGGTTTGGCGGCCGTGGCGATGGCGGCAAGCGCCCCGGCCGAAGCCAGGGATACGGTCGCCGCCGATCGCGAGGATGTCCGCGCGCTGTTCCTGAGCCAGGTCGAGGCGGAGAACGCGCACGATATCGCCAAGCTCGATAGCGTCCTGGCCGATAGTCCCGACGATGCGTCATCCCCCGTGTCCTTCGTCGCGCGGGCCTATGAATTCTGGGGAAAAAAGGCCGTCATGAAGCATTTTGAAGAGACGTTCAAAGGAACCTGGCGGCTCGATCCCGATATGTCGCGTGCCCGCGTCGTGCCGCTCGGCGCGGACACGACGCAGATATACGTACCCACCAAGGTGACGCTGGGGGCGCCTGGCCAGGCGCCCGTGACCGCACCCTACCTGATCAACGAATTCGCCGTACGCACAGCGCAAGGCTGGCGATTCACGGCGATTCTTCCGCTGCCCACTCAATAG
- a CDS encoding DUF417 family protein — protein MLKEFNVAEKGAGRYWPLAILRWVMVLIFISFGIQKFTPQSAQGIAQFIVNSPFVSWLQVFGIRGEAYLLGSIELATAALLALGAYFPLLSALGALMGIGTFAITWSFFFTTPGVVKWSLSTDPIAWNLTGEFLYKDIVLLCVCLVLFLASLPGTRSGLRTH, from the coding sequence ATGCTGAAAGAGTTCAACGTCGCAGAGAAAGGCGCGGGCCGCTACTGGCCCCTGGCGATCCTGCGCTGGGTGATGGTGCTGATCTTCATCTCGTTCGGCATCCAGAAGTTCACGCCGCAGTCGGCGCAGGGCATCGCCCAGTTCATCGTGAACAGCCCCTTCGTCTCCTGGCTGCAGGTCTTCGGCATACGTGGAGAAGCGTATCTGCTGGGCTCCATCGAGCTGGCGACGGCAGCGCTGCTGGCCCTGGGCGCGTACTTCCCCTTGTTGTCGGCCTTGGGCGCCCTGATGGGAATAGGCACCTTCGCCATTACCTGGTCTTTCTTCTTCACGACGCCGGGCGTGGTGAAATGGAGCTTGTCGACGGACCCGATCGCGTGGAACCTGACCGGCGAGTTTCTCTATAAGGACATCGTGCTGCTGTGCGTGTGCCTGGTCCTGTTCCTGGCGTCGCTGCCCGGGACCAGGTCGGGGCTGCGGACGCACTAA
- a CDS encoding quinone oxidoreductase family protein, whose amino-acid sequence MKAAVYYENGPPDVFRYETVDEPVCGPDDVLMEIQAISVEGGDLINREIRPLARVPHIVGYQCAGIVKAVGKNVHDRQPGDRVVAVLSWGSHAQRVAAPAVDTWLIPEALDMAVAAAVPVAWGTAHECLFDAGNLKRGQSVLIHAGAGALGLAAIQLAHRAGATVYATASDDTRLARLRTYGMTAGINYVKSDFVAEVASLTGGRGVDLIVDSIAGSTLVRGVQALAYKGRIVTVGVSGRDQDKLDPVSLWRGNQSVHGVFFPSLLDEEHARVHASVQSLLERVATGELKVVIDKTFPLREAQAAHAYVMSRQAFGRVILLP is encoded by the coding sequence ATGAAGGCAGCTGTGTACTATGAAAACGGACCGCCGGACGTGTTCCGCTATGAAACGGTCGACGAGCCCGTATGCGGGCCGGACGACGTGTTGATGGAGATACAAGCAATCTCCGTGGAGGGCGGGGACCTGATCAATCGGGAAATCCGTCCCCTCGCGCGTGTTCCGCACATCGTGGGTTATCAGTGCGCGGGAATCGTCAAGGCGGTGGGAAAGAACGTGCACGATCGTCAGCCGGGCGATCGCGTCGTGGCGGTTCTGTCATGGGGATCGCATGCGCAGAGGGTGGCCGCGCCAGCCGTGGACACCTGGTTGATTCCCGAAGCGCTCGATATGGCGGTGGCGGCCGCGGTGCCTGTCGCGTGGGGCACGGCGCATGAATGCCTCTTCGACGCGGGAAATCTCAAGCGCGGGCAGTCCGTGCTGATACATGCGGGAGCCGGTGCGCTGGGGCTGGCCGCGATCCAGTTGGCGCATCGCGCCGGCGCCACCGTGTACGCGACCGCGTCGGATGACACACGGCTTGCGCGGCTGCGGACCTATGGCATGACGGCCGGCATCAACTACGTCAAAAGCGATTTCGTGGCCGAAGTCGCAAGCCTGACCGGCGGACGCGGCGTGGATCTCATTGTGGACAGCATCGCGGGCAGCACTTTGGTGCGAGGCGTCCAGGCCTTGGCGTACAAGGGGCGCATCGTTACGGTCGGCGTGTCCGGCCGGGACCAGGACAAACTGGATCCGGTCAGCTTGTGGCGGGGAAACCAAAGCGTGCATGGCGTGTTCTTTCCTTCGCTCCTGGACGAGGAGCACGCTCGGGTCCACGCAAGCGTGCAGAGCTTGTTGGAGCGTGTCGCGACAGGGGAACTGAAGGTCGTGATCGACAAGACCTTTCCGCTGCGGGAAGCCCAGGCCGCGCATGCCTACGTGATGTCGAGACAGGCCTTCGGCAGGGTGATCCTGCTGCCTTGA
- a CDS encoding YybH family protein, translating to MSAKGTLCRGIACATLLVSSASFAATTFTETDRREVQQVFERQAQAATRHDLKAFDAVFAGPNDLGDPVVFVARPYQFWGKPALIDHFRETFKGVWKFEPDMSKLRVIPLTGDVAQLYAPTQITLGHSAADARTAPYLVYEVAVRTAAGWRIASIVPIAAQ from the coding sequence ATGTCAGCCAAGGGCACGTTGTGCCGTGGAATCGCCTGCGCGACGCTGCTGGTGTCGAGCGCCTCTTTCGCCGCCACGACTTTCACCGAGACGGATCGGCGGGAAGTGCAGCAGGTGTTCGAGCGCCAGGCGCAAGCGGCGACCCGGCACGACCTGAAGGCATTCGACGCGGTTTTCGCGGGGCCGAACGATCTCGGCGACCCGGTGGTTTTCGTCGCGCGGCCATACCAATTCTGGGGAAAGCCGGCGCTTATCGACCACTTCCGTGAAACCTTCAAGGGGGTTTGGAAGTTCGAACCCGATATGAGCAAGTTGCGCGTGATTCCCCTGACGGGCGACGTTGCCCAGCTGTACGCACCCACGCAAATCACACTGGGCCACTCCGCGGCCGATGCGCGCACGGCGCCGTACCTGGTCTACGAGGTCGCGGTACGCACCGCGGCTGGCTGGCGGATTGCCTCGATCGTTCCCATCGCGGCGCAGTGA
- a CDS encoding TetR family transcriptional regulator C-terminal domain-containing protein — protein MATAAPSAANRRAMAAPMPLSALHSTDGNEALRAELTRKRLQNTADLAARPAKGIETGELPPGTDVDRLARFYVTVQQGMSIQARDGADRAMLEEIARSALAAWGRLTATPAGRQDAHS, from the coding sequence ATGGCCACGGCGGCGCCGTCGGCGGCGAACCGGCGGGCGATGGCGGCACCGATGCCGCTGTCGGCGCTGCATTCGACGGACGGCAACGAGGCGCTGCGGGCGGAATTGACCCGCAAGCGGCTGCAGAACACGGCAGACCTCGCCGCCCGCCCGGCCAAAGGCATCGAGACCGGTGAATTGCCGCCCGGCACTGACGTCGACAGGCTTGCGCGATTCTACGTCACCGTGCAGCAGGGCATGTCGATACAGGCGCGTGATGGCGCAGATCGGGCAATGCTGGAGGAAATCGCGCGCTCCGCGCTGGCGGCGTGGGGACGCCTGACCGCGACGCCAGCAGGCCGACAGGACGCGCACTCCTGA
- a CDS encoding TetR/AcrR family transcriptional regulator, producing the protein MRFEKGHKESTRRRIIDVAAKKFRRDGIAASGLAGIMSASGLTNGAFYPHFESKEALVKEALSSALQDQQDALTNEDTGAADIEDAIRRYLNTSHLVGYEEGCPSAALLPEIGRQPETTRQRYEQAVLAYVDGLAGLLPDPKRAKRREQAIAIFGLMVGTLQIARAVSDHKLAEAILKGGVQAALTLAHPSGPPGKVAPGSSKSVQP; encoded by the coding sequence ATGCGTTTTGAAAAAGGCCACAAGGAAAGTACGCGCCGGCGCATCATCGATGTCGCCGCGAAGAAATTCCGACGGGATGGCATCGCGGCGTCAGGCCTGGCCGGCATCATGTCCGCGTCCGGATTGACCAACGGGGCTTTTTATCCCCATTTCGAGTCCAAGGAAGCGTTGGTCAAGGAGGCGCTTTCCAGCGCATTGCAGGACCAGCAGGATGCGTTGACGAATGAGGATACGGGGGCGGCCGATATCGAAGACGCCATTCGGCGTTACCTCAATACGTCTCACCTGGTCGGGTATGAGGAGGGCTGCCCGTCCGCGGCGTTGTTGCCCGAGATCGGCCGTCAGCCTGAAACGACCAGACAGCGATACGAGCAAGCCGTTCTCGCTTACGTCGACGGCCTCGCCGGTCTGCTTCCCGATCCGAAGCGCGCCAAGCGCCGGGAGCAGGCGATTGCCATTTTTGGCCTCATGGTCGGGACGCTACAGATCGCGCGCGCGGTGTCGGATCACAAGCTTGCGGAAGCCATCCTGAAGGGAGGCGTACAGGCGGCGTTGACGTTGGCGCACCCCTCCGGTCCGCCCGGTAAAGTCGCGCCTGGATCCTCCAAATCGGTACAGCCCTGA
- a CDS encoding LysR family transcriptional regulator, which yields MDWNDLRYFLCVARSGSLTQAAGELDVSQSTVSRRIGELEASLGIVLFARSQAGYLLTDEGREVFSHAEQVEDSIMALQRGAAGIDKTPVGTVRLATSENLATDLIIPAMPAFKARYPGICIEIITSTVTAELGRREADIALRVIRPARGNLKVRRVGHMTYSVYGSRKYLEDNPPVDGAPLGGRHFIAWDESHAHLPAAAWLAREHPACRIALVTSGLPAQIAAVRAGLGLAVIPDFLAVGDDFVRVVPADQVFSNELWLVTHADLAASARIRAVADFLADQVVSGNPELAVAR from the coding sequence ATGGACTGGAACGATCTAAGGTACTTCTTGTGCGTGGCCCGCAGCGGAAGCCTGACGCAGGCGGCGGGCGAGCTGGACGTCAGCCAGTCCACGGTCAGCCGTCGTATCGGCGAATTGGAAGCGAGCCTGGGGATTGTCCTGTTCGCCAGGAGCCAGGCCGGCTATCTGCTGACCGATGAGGGTCGCGAGGTGTTCAGCCACGCCGAGCAGGTCGAGGACAGCATCATGGCGCTGCAGCGCGGGGCGGCGGGCATCGACAAGACGCCTGTGGGCACGGTCAGGCTGGCGACGTCGGAGAACCTTGCGACCGATCTCATCATCCCGGCCATGCCTGCCTTCAAGGCGCGGTATCCCGGCATCTGCATCGAGATCATCACCAGCACGGTCACGGCCGAACTCGGTCGCCGGGAGGCGGATATTGCCCTGCGCGTGATCCGTCCGGCACGTGGAAACCTGAAGGTCAGGCGCGTGGGCCACATGACGTATTCGGTCTACGGCAGCCGCAAGTATCTGGAGGACAATCCGCCTGTCGATGGCGCGCCGCTCGGTGGACGCCATTTCATCGCCTGGGATGAAAGCCACGCGCACCTGCCTGCCGCGGCCTGGCTGGCGCGCGAGCATCCGGCTTGCCGGATCGCGCTGGTCACGAGCGGCCTACCCGCCCAGATCGCGGCGGTCCGGGCCGGTCTGGGATTGGCCGTCATTCCCGATTTCCTGGCCGTGGGCGACGACTTCGTGCGCGTCGTCCCGGCGGACCAGGTGTTCAGCAACGAGTTATGGCTGGTGACCCATGCCGACCTGGCGGCATCGGCACGCATACGGGCCGTGGCCGATTTCCTGGCCGATCAGGTGGTGAGCGGCAATCCCGAGCTTGCCGTGGCGCGCTAG